The genomic interval GGCGAGGAAGTGAAGCATGGCTCGAACGGAATACTACAACGATCCCAACGCACCGCAACCAAATAGCATTGTCGTCGCGGCAACCGCTTTTGTTCTCAACGAGAATCGGCAAGTGTTGATGATTCAGCGCAGCGACAATGGCCGATGGGCTATACCTGGGGGTGGTCAAGATTTTGGGGAGACCATCGAAGAAACCGCAGTCAGAGAGACACGAGAAGAGACCGGTATCGACATCGAGATCACCGGCTTAGTGGGCAT from Nocardia wallacei carries:
- a CDS encoding NUDIX hydrolase, whose translation is MARTEYYNDPNAPQPNSIVVAATAFVLNENRQVLMIQRSDNGRWAIPGGGQDFGETIEETAVRETREETGIDIEITGLVGIYSNPNHVMAYTDGEVRQQFSICFRAHPIGGQMHTSPESPNVRWVAQSDLDEMDIHPSVRLRIDHGYADLPQPYLG